In Jaculus jaculus isolate mJacJac1 unplaced genomic scaffold, mJacJac1.mat.Y.cur mat_scaffold_44_1_1196519_arrow_ctg1, whole genome shotgun sequence, a single window of DNA contains:
- the LOC123457409 gene encoding ribosomal protein S6 kinase delta-1-like isoform X2 → MRAESVSSLHCKPQPEDASQPLGSLSSRPSWNLRSPAEVLKAFRVLGVIDKVLLVMDTRTEQTFILKRLRRSSEFSRSRKTIIPRCVPNMVCLHKYIISEESVFLVLQLAEGGKLWSYISKFLNRCSEESFDIKEMKKSAPGNVAPPQPSCGPQDGSGSESRGSDGGSVPRVLPLKTSLTSSSQEDSNQEDEGQDSFPRWPDSGSSSEEECTTSYLTLCNEYGREKIDPGSLNEEPFMKPEGGDVGPGVVEHFPIALAADSDSLSTQVKFFPGDDPEAVRCLGTSDSLTRSKNSPMEFFRIDSKDSASELLGLDLGEKLCSLKSEPLKPFFLLEDGDSPCRSFDTSESKGESEAQDTISRGSDDSVPVISFKDAAFEDVGGAEEGRPDLLVNLPGELEATEEASAVGPTTFSQTIAGRIESKLLEAPDVLCLRLSPEPCQAPEEPSDSLGPQCCGIQRRHEQEDLGVLFQAAADHSGSGGTSLLCSSGPEFQGLGAMGMAVTADDAGESLFRISSRLSGADEHGTSMDTPHVEEVLLPTGHMDDLARGTPASLFQRDSETKEQSGLAVAGDKEIHQIFEDLDKKLALSSRFYIPEGCIQRWAAEMVVALDALHREGIVCRDLNPNNILLNDRGHIQLTYFSRWSEVEDSCDSDAMARMYCAPEVGAITEETEACDWWSLGAVLFELLTGKTLVECHPAGINTHTTLNMPECVSEEARSLIQQLLQFNPLERLGAGVAGVEDIKSHPFFTPVDWAELTR, encoded by the coding sequence ATGCGCGCAGAAAGCGTCTCCAGCCTCCATTGCAAGCCTCAGCCTGAGGACGCATCTCAGCCTCTAGGATCACTAAGTTCAAGGCCCTCTTGGAACCTAAGGAGCCCTGCCGAGGTGCTGAAGGCCTTCAGAGTCCTTGGGGTGATTGACAAGGTTTTACTTGTAATGGACACAAGGACAGAACAGACATTCATTTTAAAACGTCTAAGGAGAAGCAGTGAGTTCAGCAGGAGCCGGAAGACCATCATCCCCCGCTGCGTGCCCAACATGGTGTGTCTGCACAAGTACATCATCTCCGAGGAGTCGGTGTTCCTCGTGCTGCAGCTGGCCGAAGGTGGCAAACTCTGGTCCTATATCAGTAAATTCCTAAACAGATGTTCTGAAGAAAGCTTTGACATCAAGGAAATGAAGAAGTCCGCACCTGGTAACGTTGCTCCCCCACAGCCATCTTGTGGGCCTCAGGATGGCAGTGGTTCTGAATCCAGAGGGAGCGATGGAGGGAGCGTGCCCAGAGTTCTACCTTTGAAGACTAGCCTCACTTCAAGTTCTCAAGAGGACAGCAACCAGGAGGATGAAGGCCAAGACAGCTTTCCAAGATGGCCTGACTCTGGCTCCAGCTCTGAAGAGGAGTGCACCACTAGCTATTTAACACTATGCAATGAATATGGGCGGGAAAAGATCGACCCAGGGTCCTTGAATGAAGAGCCATTCATGAAGCCTGAAGGGGGTGATGTTGGTCCTGGAGTTGTTGAGCATTTCCCAATAGCCCTTGCTGCTGACAGTGACAGCCTTAGCACACAAGTGAAATTCTTTCCCGGAGATGACCCAGAAGCAGTTCGTTGTCTAGGAACCTCTGATTCCCTTACTCGGTCGAAAAACAGTCCCATGGAATTCTTTAGGATAGACAGTAAGGACAGCGCCAGTGAACTTCTGGGGCTTGATTTGGGAGAAAAGCTGTGCAGTCTAAAGTCAGAGCCTTTGAAGCCATTCTTTCTGCTTGAAGATGGAGACAGCCCTTGCAGGAGTTTTGATACCAGTGAAAGCAagggagaatctgaagctcaggACACCATTAGCAGGGGCTCAGATGACTCAGTCCCAGTTATTTCATTTAAAGATGCTGCGTTTGAGGATGTGGGTGGTGCTGAAGAAGGCAGGCCTGATCTTCTGGTAAATCTACCTGGTGAATTGGAGGCAACAGAAGAAGCTTCAGCAGTGGGACCCACCACCTTTTCACAGACCATTGCAGGCAGAATAGAAAGTAAACTGTTGGAAGCCCCCGACGTGCTATGCCTCAGGCTGAGCCCTGAACCATGCCAGGCCCCAGAGGAGCCGAGTGACTCTCTGGGGCCCCAGTGCTGTGGCATCCAGAGGCGCCATGAGCAGGAGGATCTTGGAGTGTTATTCCAGGCAGCTGCTGATCATAGTGGCTCAGGAGGCACATCTTTGCTCTGCAGCTCTGGTCCTGAGTTTCAAGGACTTGGAGCAATGGGGATGGCAGTAACTGCAGATGATGCAGGGGAGAGCTTATTTCGTATTTCTAGTCGGCTCTCAGGGGCTGATGAACACGGCACAAGCATGGACACTCCCCACGTGGAGGAAGTGCTTCTGCCCACAGGTCACATGGATGATCTGGCTAGAGGCACTCCGGCTTCTTTATTCCAGAGAGACTCTGAGACGAAGGAACAAAGTGGGTTAGCAGTAGCAGGAGACAAGGAAATCCATCAGATTTTTGAGGACCTTGATAAAAAATTAGCACTAAGCTCCAGGTTTTACATCCCAGAGGGCTGCATTCAAAGATGGGCAGCTGAGATGGTAGTAGCCCTTGATGCTTTGCATAGAGAGGGGATTGTGTGCCGCGATTTGAACCCAAACAACATCTTATTGAATGATAGAGGACACATTCAGCTAACGTATTTTAGCAGGTGGAGTGAGGTTGAAGATTCCTGTGACAGTGACGCCATGGCAAGAATGTACTGTGCCCCAGAGGTTGGAGCAATCACAGAAGAAACTGAAGCCTGTGATTGGTGGAGTTTGGGCGCTGTCCTCTTTGAACTTCTCACTGGCAAGACTTTGGTTGAGTGCCATCCAGCAGGAATAAATACACACACTACTTTGAACATGCCAGAATGTGTTTCTGAAGAGGCTCGCTCACTCATTCAACAGCTCTTGCAGTTCAACCCCCTGGAACGCCTGGGTGCTGGAGTGGCCGGAGTTGAAGATATCAAATCTCATCCATTTTTCACCCCAGTGGATTGGGCAGAATTGACAAGGTGA
- the LOC123457409 gene encoding ribosomal protein S6 kinase delta-1-like isoform X1: MKKSAPGNVAPPQPSCGPQDGSGSESRGSDGGSVPRVLPLKTSLTSSSQEDSNQEDEGQDSFPRWPDSGSSSEEECTTSYLTLCNEYGREKIDPGSLNEEPFMKPEGGDVGPGVVEHFPIALAADSDSLSTQVKFFPGDDPEAVRCLGTSDSLTRSKNSPMEFFRIDSKDSASELLGLDLGEKLCSLKSEPLKPFFLLEDGDSPCRSFDTSESKGESEAQDTISRGSDDSVPVISFKDAAFEDVGGAEEGRPDLLVNLPGELEATEEASAVGPTTFSQTIAGRIESKLLEAPDVLCLRLSPEPCQAPEEPSDSLGPQCCGIQRRHEQEDLGVLFQAAADHSGSGGTSLLCSSGPEFQGLGAMGMAVTADDAGESLFRISSRLSGADEHGTSMDTPHVEEVLLPTGHMDDLARGTPASLFQRDSETKEQSGLAVAGDKEIHQIFEDLDKKLALSSRFYIPEGCIQRWAAEMVVALDALHREGIVCRDLNPNNILLNDRGHIQLTYFSRWSEVEDSCDSDAMARMYCAPEVGAITEETEACDWWSLGAVLFELLTGKTLVECHPAGINTHTTLNMPECVSEEARSLIQQLLQFNPLERLGAGVAGVEDIKSHPFFTPVDWAELTR, translated from the coding sequence ATGAAGAAGTCCGCACCTGGTAACGTTGCTCCCCCACAGCCATCTTGTGGGCCTCAGGATGGCAGTGGTTCTGAATCCAGAGGGAGCGATGGAGGGAGCGTGCCCAGAGTTCTACCTTTGAAGACTAGCCTCACTTCAAGTTCTCAAGAGGACAGCAACCAGGAGGATGAAGGCCAAGACAGCTTTCCAAGATGGCCTGACTCTGGCTCCAGCTCTGAAGAGGAGTGCACCACTAGCTATTTAACACTATGCAATGAATATGGGCGGGAAAAGATCGACCCAGGGTCCTTGAATGAAGAGCCATTCATGAAGCCTGAAGGGGGTGATGTTGGTCCTGGAGTTGTTGAGCATTTCCCAATAGCCCTTGCTGCTGACAGTGACAGCCTTAGCACACAAGTGAAATTCTTTCCCGGAGATGACCCAGAAGCAGTTCGTTGTCTAGGAACCTCTGATTCCCTTACTCGGTCGAAAAACAGTCCCATGGAATTCTTTAGGATAGACAGTAAGGACAGCGCCAGTGAACTTCTGGGGCTTGATTTGGGAGAAAAGCTGTGCAGTCTAAAGTCAGAGCCTTTGAAGCCATTCTTTCTGCTTGAAGATGGAGACAGCCCTTGCAGGAGTTTTGATACCAGTGAAAGCAagggagaatctgaagctcaggACACCATTAGCAGGGGCTCAGATGACTCAGTCCCAGTTATTTCATTTAAAGATGCTGCGTTTGAGGATGTGGGTGGTGCTGAAGAAGGCAGGCCTGATCTTCTGGTAAATCTACCTGGTGAATTGGAGGCAACAGAAGAAGCTTCAGCAGTGGGACCCACCACCTTTTCACAGACCATTGCAGGCAGAATAGAAAGTAAACTGTTGGAAGCCCCCGACGTGCTATGCCTCAGGCTGAGCCCTGAACCATGCCAGGCCCCAGAGGAGCCGAGTGACTCTCTGGGGCCCCAGTGCTGTGGCATCCAGAGGCGCCATGAGCAGGAGGATCTTGGAGTGTTATTCCAGGCAGCTGCTGATCATAGTGGCTCAGGAGGCACATCTTTGCTCTGCAGCTCTGGTCCTGAGTTTCAAGGACTTGGAGCAATGGGGATGGCAGTAACTGCAGATGATGCAGGGGAGAGCTTATTTCGTATTTCTAGTCGGCTCTCAGGGGCTGATGAACACGGCACAAGCATGGACACTCCCCACGTGGAGGAAGTGCTTCTGCCCACAGGTCACATGGATGATCTGGCTAGAGGCACTCCGGCTTCTTTATTCCAGAGAGACTCTGAGACGAAGGAACAAAGTGGGTTAGCAGTAGCAGGAGACAAGGAAATCCATCAGATTTTTGAGGACCTTGATAAAAAATTAGCACTAAGCTCCAGGTTTTACATCCCAGAGGGCTGCATTCAAAGATGGGCAGCTGAGATGGTAGTAGCCCTTGATGCTTTGCATAGAGAGGGGATTGTGTGCCGCGATTTGAACCCAAACAACATCTTATTGAATGATAGAGGACACATTCAGCTAACGTATTTTAGCAGGTGGAGTGAGGTTGAAGATTCCTGTGACAGTGACGCCATGGCAAGAATGTACTGTGCCCCAGAGGTTGGAGCAATCACAGAAGAAACTGAAGCCTGTGATTGGTGGAGTTTGGGCGCTGTCCTCTTTGAACTTCTCACTGGCAAGACTTTGGTTGAGTGCCATCCAGCAGGAATAAATACACACACTACTTTGAACATGCCAGAATGTGTTTCTGAAGAGGCTCGCTCACTCATTCAACAGCTCTTGCAGTTCAACCCCCTGGAACGCCTGGGTGCTGGAGTGGCCGGAGTTGAAGATATCAAATCTCATCCATTTTTCACCCCAGTGGATTGGGCAGAATTGACAAGGTGA